Part of the Rhodoflexus caldus genome, GGGGAAGCCCTGCGAGCCGCCCGGGAAACGGGGGTCGTAGTTGTCCCACGATTCGCGCTGCCCTGCAACAATGTTGTAGTTTTCGGCGCGGAATTCCGAACCAAAGGCTACGTTCAAACCTTTGAAGGTATTTTTGAAATAGCGGTTGAATTTTACGCCGCTGTTCAGTTGCCCCAGCCCAAAGCCGCCCGCGTCAAAGTTGCGGGGCGTAGCCGTTCCCATAGAGCGGTTCAGCGTATTGCTGACCGAATACATAAATCGGTTGTGTCCGTAGGTGGCAAACAGGTCAATGTCCCATTCTTTGGCAAGGGTGCGGAAGCCCAACGTGTAGCCGTGGTCGGTAATGTCCGCCCCGATGATGGGGTCAAAACCGTTGGGATAAATGGAAGGAATGTTGCGTTCGCTGTCGGCAAAGCGCGTCCATGCGTAGGCTTCGCCCTTGCGCAGGTTCGTTCCGCCGAAGGCATACAAGTAGCTTTTCGCGCTGACGGGCAGGCGTGCGTTCAGGTAAAGGGACGCATTGCGCACGCGCGGGTCGCCGTATTCGCGGCGTGCCAAGTCGTCGGGGTCGGTGTTGGCGCGGTTCGTATGGTCGCGGAAATTAAAATCGCCTGTCAGGTTCACAAAACCTTTCTGCCCGACGGTAAAGCCGTAGTTGGCGTTGATATTATAGTTTAATCCGTCAAAATTTTTGTCATCAAACCGATATTTTGCCTGATACATCCCCGCGTTGGCATTAACGGTGAGTTCGTTGGTGGACTGTTTCAGTACGATATTGATAACCCCTGCAATGGCATCCGAGCCGTATTGCGCCGCTGCACCGTCGCGCAGAATTTCAATGCGTTCAATAGCAGCGGCAGGGATGGCGTTTAAATCCGTGCCTGTGTTGCCGCGCCCGCGTGTGCCGTAGATGTTCACCAAAGAGGACTGATGTCGGCGCTTGCCGTTGATGAGCACCAGCGTTTGGTCGGGTCCGAGTCCGCGCAGCGAGGCAGGGTCAACGTGGTCGGTGCCGTCCGAACCTGTTTGGCGGTTAGAGTTGAACGAAGGGGCTACAAATTGCAGCAGTTGGTTGATGTCCAGTTGTCCGGTTTTGGCGGTAATGGCGCTGATGTCAATCACATCCACGGGGGCGGGGGTTTCCGTAACGGTGCGGTTCAGGCTGCGCGTACCTACAATTTCCAATTCGGCGAGCTTGGTTACGTCTTCTTCCATCGTAACATCCAGTGTTGCACCTTCCTGCCCGACACTTACTTCGCGAATTTGCACGGCATAGCCTACAAAACTAAACCGCACGCGATAGTTGCCCGGTTTGAGCGTCAGGCTGTAAACGCCTTCCGAATTGGTAACGGTGTTTTTGTTGGCATCCAACACACTGACGTAAACACCCGGCAGCGGCTCATTGCCCGTTCCGACGACTTTCCCTTTGAGTTCCTGCGCATAGGCTTGCATCAAACAGCCTATTACGCAACCGACGATGAGTAAAAGTTTGCGCATAAAAGTTGGGGGTTGAGATGTGTACAAAAAAAGCCGATTGAAAAACTCAATCGGCAGCTAATCTACGCAAATTATCAGGATGTCAAAATATGCAGACAACTTGCATCAATTTTTTTTACTCTTGCACGACTACGGTTTTTGCCCACTTGTCGCCAAAGCGGCGGCGGTCACCTGAAAATACCATGAGTGCATCTATGATGTTAAAAAACGGAATCAACAGAGAAACATAGCGAATGATGCTTGTTCCCCAGTCGCCGGTAATCATTTCGCCCGTATCTTCTTTTACGACCTTAATTTTCATGGCTTTTTTGCCGATGCTTTGCCCGCCAAGTTGCGGGATGGCATCCTTGGTGAGTTGATAACCAAGCCCCAGCAGGTTTACTACTGTGCCTAAGCTTGAATTGATAGCACTTGCCGCCAGTACGGCAACAGTAACAACAAGTCCATCAATCAGGGCTGCCAGAAAGCGCTGCCCGGGAGTAGCTAATTGGAATTCCATAATTTGTTTGATATGTGGTGGAATTTGAAGTTGAAGAAAAACGCAATGAAAAACAAATTATCGTCGGTGAAATTTCAAGCGGCAAATGTTGTTCAATAACGGACAAGCGATGTGCTGATTGTGGACAATAAAAGGCAAGCAGGAAAATGTGTCCTGAAAATAAAATACTGCAAATCAGTTGGTTGTGAGTATCGGCATTGTGCTTGCCAATTATTGGCCTGAGACGTTAATAAATCGCTTCATCGTCAAGTTAGTTTATAAAAGCAGGGCTTTGCTCTGCTTTTGTATTTTTGTGGCTGTACAATCTTTTGACTCATTTTGTTACGCCGATTTTTCCGTGGCATTTTATATGTCGTTATAGCTGTCTTATTGTTAGCAGTGGGTTTATTTGCCCCTATTGATAACCGCCATTATGCCGAGCAAGATTTTTATCAGGCCGATTTGCAGGCAATAGATGAGGCAGACTGGTCAGTCGCACGGTCGGCAGGTGGTATCCGCGTAGGCTGGGCAAGAGCAGCCATCGTTCCGACAAGTCCTACACCAATGGCAGGTTATGGCATCAGCCGTGGCGATTTTCAAGCCGTACACGATTCTGTTTATGTGAATGCAGTGGTGCTGCAAAACGGTTCGGAGCAGTACGCCATCGTCAGTGTCGATTTGTTGGTGTTCCCTCCTGCGGTTGCTGACTATCTGCACGAAAATGTACAGCAGCAGACGGGCATAGCCTTTGAAAAATTATTTCTAACGGCTACTCACACGCACAGCAGTATAGGCGGTTGGGCAGATAGACTGGCCGGTAGGTTGATGGCAGGGGGCTATCGTCGGGAAATCGTAGAAATGATTGCCCGAAAAATCATGGATGCATTAAAGCAGGCGCAAAGTACCGCACGACCTTTGGCGGGTATCGGATTTGGCAAAACCGATGCGCCCGAACTGATGAGTAATCGCCTGTCCAAAAAGCAGCGGGCAACCATAGACGGATATTTGCGCTGCATCCGCTGGGTGCGCAACGACGGCAGCAATGCCCTTTTAGCAGCTTATCAGGCACATGCCATTTGCGTACATCCGCGCCTGCACGACCTCAGCCGTGATTATCCGGGGTATTTTACCGATTCATTGGAGCAAAGCGGTAAATCAGATTTTGCCCTGTTCGGTTCGGGCATGGTTGCCAGCCACGTTCCGAACTACAACTGGGGCTTAGACAGCTACGACCTTGCCCGCGATTTAGGTAAAAAACTTGCTGCACGTTCAATTTCGCTGTTAGATAGCGTGGCAACAGATACTTTGCAAACAATAGCGGCGTGGCAAATTCCCATTTCAGTAGGTGAGCCTCAACTGCGAATTACAGACGCGATTATTGTGCGCCCTGCTGTTTTTAAATGGCTTTTTGGTGAGCAGCGATTGTATTTGTCTGTGCTGCGGCTGGGAAAGATATTATTGATTGGCGTTCCATGCGATATTTCGGGGGAGTTTGCCACCGAGTTGATGGAAAAGGCTGCGGCTAAAAATCTGGATTTGGTAGTAATGAGTTTCAATGGGGGATATATTGGCTACATCACCCCCGATGAATACTACGAACAGTACGCCCCCGAAGTGAGGGAGATGAATTGGGTAGGGCCTCACAAAGGAAGTCTTTTTAAAGAACTTATCAGTCGCATCATTGAAAAGCAGCGTAAAGGTTAGCCCAAACTTTCTGTTATCAACTCCTTAACCTCCTTATCCGCACAACCCAAGCCGATGAGCACCACTTCGCGGTTTTGGTGCAAATATTTTTGATGATATCCCTTCGCTTTGATTTGTGCCAGCGCTTCCGCCGCGCTGCCGTTCACCTTGAACTCAATCACAAAGAACGCATCGGGTGTATATACCACTACGTCAATCCTGCCTTTGGCGGTTTGCACTTCGGTCTGCGTGTAAGTTTGCATCAGCGAAAACGCCATGAAGAAAATGGCATGGTAGAACGCCTCGTAGCGTTCCATGAATTGTTCGTAGGGAATGTTGGCCAGCAGTGTGTTGAGCGCATCCTGAAACTGTTCGTAGTTCCGCTGTTGTAGGTGTTGCAACATGTTGAAAATCAACGGGCTGATTTGCTTTTTACCGCTAAAATCGCTCAACATGAATTGCAACAGTGCGTG contains:
- a CDS encoding RDD family protein; its protein translation is MEFQLATPGQRFLAALIDGLVVTVAVLAASAINSSLGTVVNLLGLGYQLTKDAIPQLGGQSIGKKAMKIKVVKEDTGEMITGDWGTSIIRYVSLLIPFFNIIDALMVFSGDRRRFGDKWAKTVVVQE
- a CDS encoding neutral/alkaline non-lysosomal ceramidase N-terminal domain-containing protein gives rise to the protein MGLFAPIDNRHYAEQDFYQADLQAIDEADWSVARSAGGIRVGWARAAIVPTSPTPMAGYGISRGDFQAVHDSVYVNAVVLQNGSEQYAIVSVDLLVFPPAVADYLHENVQQQTGIAFEKLFLTATHTHSSIGGWADRLAGRLMAGGYRREIVEMIARKIMDALKQAQSTARPLAGIGFGKTDAPELMSNRLSKKQRATIDGYLRCIRWVRNDGSNALLAAYQAHAICVHPRLHDLSRDYPGYFTDSLEQSGKSDFALFGSGMVASHVPNYNWGLDSYDLARDLGKKLAARSISLLDSVATDTLQTIAAWQIPISVGEPQLRITDAIIVRPAVFKWLFGEQRLYLSVLRLGKILLIGVPCDISGEFATELMEKAAAKNLDLVVMSFNGGYIGYITPDEYYEQYAPEVREMNWVGPHKGSLFKELISRIIEKQRKG
- a CDS encoding TonB-dependent receptor, producing the protein MRKLLLIVGCVIGCLMQAYAQELKGKVVGTGNEPLPGVYVSVLDANKNTVTNSEGVYSLTLKPGNYRVRFSFVGYAVQIREVSVGQEGATLDVTMEEDVTKLAELEIVGTRSLNRTVTETPAPVDVIDISAITAKTGQLDINQLLQFVAPSFNSNRQTGSDGTDHVDPASLRGLGPDQTLVLINGKRRHQSSLVNIYGTRGRGNTGTDLNAIPAAAIERIEILRDGAAAQYGSDAIAGVINIVLKQSTNELTVNANAGMYQAKYRFDDKNFDGLNYNINANYGFTVGQKGFVNLTGDFNFRDHTNRANTDPDDLARREYGDPRVRNASLYLNARLPVSAKSYLYAFGGTNLRKGEAYAWTRFADSERNIPSIYPNGFDPIIGADITDHGYTLGFRTLAKEWDIDLFATYGHNRFMYSVSNTLNRSMGTATPRNFDAGGFGLGQLNSGVKFNRYFKNTFKGLNVAFGSEFRAENYNIVAGQRESWDNYDPRFPGGSQGFPGFRPSDEIRASRTNIGLFADAEADITRSFMIGAALRFENYSDFGSTLNGKIASRLALGEKAAIRGTLSTGFRAPSLPQIYFNSTVTNFVNAQPVEVLIARNNSPVTQALGIPPLKQETSLNGSLGLTFTPLNNLTFTVDGYYVKIDNRVVLTGQFSDDDPDIGQELQRLRVGKAQFFTNAISTTTRGLDVVATHNANIGKGKLISTLAMNFNNLTIDEVKTSPRLAGKEDIYFDLRERYFAKAAAPVSKINLTFDYTVEKFSALLRFVRFGEVVLANWDYDENALDVYSPKVTTDLGLRYTFNSQVALAVGANNIFNVYPDRSLPSLTESGGAWDPVQMGNNGAFYYARLNVRIGKK